The genomic segment AAACAGGAACTTATGTAAATCCTGCATTGGTAGAGGCAAAAAACGAGTTTTCTACAGTTCAGGAAGAAACTTTTGCTCCGATTTTATATATGATTAAATATTCAGGTCCGGTAATAGAGGCAATAAAAATCCAGAATGATGTTAAACAGGGATTATCTTCATCAATATTTTCAAATGATATAAGAGAAACTGAAACATTTCTTTCACATTTTGGTTCTGACTGTGGTATCGCCAACGTGAATATAGGGACCTCCGGCGCAGAAATTGGCGGAGCATTTGGAGGAGAGAAGGAGACAGGTGGAGGAAGAGAGTCTGGTTCAGATGCGTGGAAAGTTTATATGCGAAGACAAACAAATACTATCAATTTTAGCTCAAAACTTCCTCTGGCTCAGGGGATAAAGTTTGATTTATAAGTATTTTAATAAAATTATTATTTTGAAGTGTCTATTTTGTTTCTAATTTAGCGAGATATTTAAAAAGTTAAGATTTTTTATGGCTTCCAATGGAAAGAAGTATTACGCTGTAATGCTTGTTGATGACAACGAAATCGATAATCTAATCAATCAGAAGATGATTGAAGCTGCAAATATCTGTGAGCACATTTTCGTACATTCGGGAGCAAAAAGCGCGATAGAGTTTTTGAAAAATATTGAAAAGCTCGCAAAAGGCCCGCTGGATCTTTACCTTCCTGAAATTATTTTTCTGGATATTGATATGCCTCTTATGGATGGATTTCAATTTCTGGATGAATTCGAAAAATTGAGCGACAGTATTAAAGCACACAGCAAAGTGATCATGCTTACTTCATCTCTGAATCCACAGGATATGAATAAGGCTAAGAAAAATCAATATGTTTTAAAATATATCAATAAACCGCTAACTCAGGAGAATCTAAAAAAACTTTAGATTCTCTTAAGTTAATCTGTTTATAAAGTCCTCATCCAGCTTCAGATATTTCAATGGCGAGAAATACGGAGGATTGATGGCTTTAATTTTTTGTATATATCCATGAATCTTTCCTGACTTACTCTTCTTTACATCATTCAATGATGTCTTTAGTATTTTTGTAAATAACAGGATGTGAACGCAATTCCCTTTACCTAATAATCTTACCTGACGCTGAATACTATTTACAAGCTGATTGAATAAATCATAATCTTTCATCAGACAATATTGTAAAGCAAGGAACAGCTTTATTTCTAATTGTGTGTATGGATACTTTTTCAGACTCAAATCATTCAGCATGTTATTCACATATTTCGCTGCCTCATCATATTTGTCTCCATAGTAACAGGAAATAGCACGGTAAAGCACATAAATGATGTACTGAGGAACATTATTTTTGTCGATATCAAAATCTTCGAAAATGGATTTATTTTCTTCGTATAATAAATTCTCATTTTCAAGTCGCATGTGTCTTTCCAGTTTTGTGAGAAGAAACTGGGGGGTAAAAGTATACAGGTTGTAATTTGAAATAAAGATGGCTGCCGTCTCATTCACCTCTTCATAATATTTTTCCGCTTTTCTATATACTGCGACATTGGTGTAATATTCAAGCTTCAGATATTCAAAAACCAGCTTTAAATGATAATAAATCGGATCAAGGTAATACGAGTCGAAGATATTCTGAACCTTGTCAAATATATCTTCAATAGGGTCCTGCTGGCCTTCAGAATTTATGCTCTTTTCTACAAATAACCAATGGTAGATATTGAGACAGGACATGTATATATATAGACGGTGAGACTGATAAAGATTGGAAACATTCTCCAGCTCTTTTTTCAATAGTGTTAACCCAAGTTTCTCGGTCTCGTCATAAGTGAGGAAATATATTCCCAGTTTCTTAAAATACTCAGCAAGCAGGTCTTCCGCTTTGTCAACGGCAAGCATATAGGCAACGTGCCTGTTATATAGCTGAGAATAGTTAAATTGATCAGGACTGTTGATCTGAAGTTTTTTCAGAGTCTTATAAATGATCGTCAACTCGTTTGAAAGGTCATAATCGAGCAATTCTTTTTCGAGTTTTCTTAATGTCGCAAGCGCAATTGCTTTCTTTTTGGTAAAGACTATCTCATTGATCGTGGCTACTTTTTTCAAAAGAGTAGTCCTTGGACTTTCCATTTGATGAAGTAAATACTCCTCAATTTTTTGATTAAGTCTGGAGCGTAAAGTGTAATATGCATTAGTATTAACATCCAACTCCTCCATAATTTTTGTGTCAGATAATTGCTTTTCCCTCATAAATTTGAGGAGATAAGCCGACTTTTCCGCATTACTTTCGATCAAGGAATCATAAATAGAATTATAATCCTTGGGGGAAAGCTGTTTTATAATATTCTTGAGCTTTGACATTTGATTTTCCTAGGGGATAAGGATGTTATCACGCTTAAACTGGTCAAATCTACTAAAAAAAACATCGACTGGAAAGAGAAAAACCTTTAAAAGTTACATTTTTAAGGTTGAAGAGGAAAGTTCCAGGAAGAATGTAATTTTTAGAAAATGAAATAATAGAAATTAAAGTAAGAAAACATGGTGAAAATGAGTTATGTAAGATTGGTGTAATGGGATTTTTCACAAATAATCTCATAAAAATATTAACGTACAATAATTTAGATAATATTTTTTTTATACGCTTAAAAACGGAAAAAGGTAACAACGTCTGAAATTTTAATTTCAAATTAAGCTGAAAATGTCACTTTTTTTTAAGTAGAAACCAGGAAATCTAAAACGGCAATTATAAAAATAGTATAATTTAATGCAAAAACTGCCAGTTTTTTAGGGGGTAAAAAAAATAAAAGCCCCTGAACTTCAGGAGCTTTTTGTGGAGAATACCGGATTCGAACCGGTGGCCTCTTGCATGCCATGCAAGCGCTCTAGCCAGCTGAGCTAATCCCCCGTTTGCGCTGCAAATATATTAAAAAGGTAGAATAAACAAGAAAACTTTAGTTTATTATCCTGATCGCTTTTACAAAACGTGGATGATAATAATCGGAGTAAAGGTCATCTTCAATAACCCCCATCTTAGTTGTTGAATGAATGAATTTTACACTATTGCTCTTTACTTCAGTAACAAGACCAACATGGTTTATTTTATTGCCACCCTTATTATCGCTGAAGAATAATAGGTCGCCTTCCCTTACATCGCCTATTTTAACAGATTTTCCATATTCACTTTGAGCGGTTGAAGTTCTGGGCAGGGTAATGTCAATTGTTTTGAAGGAATTGCAGACAAGCCCTGAGCAATCAATGCCGGACTTTGTTGTTCCTCCATATTTATAGTGAGTGCCAAGATAAGACCTTGCTGAATTAATAACCTGTTGAGCTTTGTCTTCACTGGGCTTGCCTGTCTTTATTACCTTAGTTTCCGATTGACTATTTTTCCCGGATGTATTATGTTTTGATGGCTTACAAGAAACCATCGCAACAGCAAAAATCGTTGAGAATAAGATTGGTTTAACTATCGATTTGATAACTTTGAAGAAATGCATACCAAAGTTTTTGTAAATTTAATAGATTAAAATAAAGGGCTACAATGAATACGCAAACGCTTACGGAAAATTTTATTGACGAGTTGGTAAAAATTACCGGTCCTGAGTATGTGTTTACAGATTCTGAGTCATTGGAAAAATATGGTCAAGATGAAACAGAAGATCTAGTTTTCCTTCCTCATGTAGTTGTAAAGCCGGCAAATGCTCAGGAGATCAGCTTGATTATAAGACTCGCCAATAAACATAAAATTCCTGTTACACCCAGAGGGGCTGGCACAGGCCTGAGCGGTGGGGCATTGCCTGTTGAAAAAGGCATTCTACTTTCTACCGAAAGACTTAATAAAATCATTTCTATAGATGAGAAAAATTTCCAGGCAACAGTGGAAACAGGTGTAGTAACTCAGGTATTCCAGGAAGCTGCAATTGCTAAAGGTCTCTTTTATCCACCAGACCCATCAAGCAGAGGAAGCTGCTTCATTGGGGGAAACCTTGCAGAATCTTCTGGTGGTCCCAAAGCAGTGAAATATGGAGTAACCAGAGATTATGTTCTTAATCTTGAGGTCGTATTGCCCACAGGTGAAATTATCTGGACCGGTGCCAATGTCCTGAAAAATGCTACCGGATACAACCTTACACAACTGATGATTGGAAGTGAAGGGACTCTTGGTATTATCACTAAAGTTGTTTTCAGGCTTATTCCTCATCCTCCTAAAGATATTGTAATGCTAATTCCTTTTAAGTCTGCCGAACAGGCCTGTGAGGCAGTCAACAGCATATTACATACAGGTGTAAGGCCTTCTGCTCTTGAGTTTATGGAAAGGGATGCCATTGAGTGGAGTGCCCGATACCTTAATTTGGATTTAGATCTACCAAAAGATGTTGAAGCACATCTTCTGGTGGAAGTAGATGGAAATGATCTTGACCTTCTTTCCCGTGATGCTGAAAAGGTTTATGAGGCTGTAAGTGGATTTGATATTTATGAGCCTTTGTTTGCAGATTCTGCTCAGCAAAAGGAAGACCTATGGAAAATAAGAAGAAATGTGGGGCATGCTGTAAAGTCAAATTCAATTTATAAAGAAGAAGATACTGTAGTCCCGAGAGCTGAACTTCCTGCACTTATAACGGAAATTAAAAGGATATCGACTAAGTATAATTTTAAGTCTGTCTGCTATGGTCATGCAGGTGATGGAAATCTTCATGTAAATATTGTACGCGGTAATCTTAGTGAAAAAGAATGGAATGAAAATATTCAGGAAGGTATTAAAGAATTATTCAGATATACAGTTGCAGTGGGAGGCACTATTTCCGGTGAACATGGCATTGGCTATGTACAGCGCCCTTATATTGAAATCGCCATTGGAGAAAAACAGCTCGAGCTGATGAGACAGATCAAAACAGCTTTTGATCCTAATGGAATATTAAATCCGAATAAAATTTTTTAAGTCAAAGGAAATAATTTAAATGTGCGGAATAACAGGAATATTTGCCTATAATCAGATTGGAAGCCTATACATGATCAACCTTGTAAAGGCAATGAACAAGCTCGAAAACAGAGGCCCTGACTGGAGAGGCAGTTATATAGATGACAATTTCGGATTAGGTCACAGAAGGTTATCGATAATAGATACTAGCAGAAGCGGCGATCAGCCGATGAAAGATGAAACCGGCAGATTTATTCTGGTTTATAATGGAGAGATTTTTAACTATCAGGAGTTGAGGGCTGGACTTATTAATAAAGGTGTTTCATTTAATTCCAATTCCGATACTGAAGTTTTACTGAAACTTTTGATTTTTGAGGGGCCTGCATGTCTGGAAAAACTTATCGGTTTTTTTTCATTTGCCCTGATTGATACAGCAGAAAATTCAATATTGCTGGCAAG from the Sporocytophaga myxococcoides genome contains:
- a CDS encoding response regulator, with protein sequence MASNGKKYYAVMLVDDNEIDNLINQKMIEAANICEHIFVHSGAKSAIEFLKNIEKLAKGPLDLYLPEIIFLDIDMPLMDGFQFLDEFEKLSDSIKAHSKVIMLTSSLNPQDMNKAKKNQYVLKYINKPLTQENLKKL
- a CDS encoding C40 family peptidase; this encodes MHFFKVIKSIVKPILFSTIFAVAMVSCKPSKHNTSGKNSQSETKVIKTGKPSEDKAQQVINSARSYLGTHYKYGGTTKSGIDCSGLVCNSFKTIDITLPRTSTAQSEYGKSVKIGDVREGDLLFFSDNKGGNKINHVGLVTEVKSNSVKFIHSTTKMGVIEDDLYSDYYHPRFVKAIRIIN
- a CDS encoding FAD-binding oxidoreductase, with protein sequence MNTQTLTENFIDELVKITGPEYVFTDSESLEKYGQDETEDLVFLPHVVVKPANAQEISLIIRLANKHKIPVTPRGAGTGLSGGALPVEKGILLSTERLNKIISIDEKNFQATVETGVVTQVFQEAAIAKGLFYPPDPSSRGSCFIGGNLAESSGGPKAVKYGVTRDYVLNLEVVLPTGEIIWTGANVLKNATGYNLTQLMIGSEGTLGIITKVVFRLIPHPPKDIVMLIPFKSAEQACEAVNSILHTGVRPSALEFMERDAIEWSARYLNLDLDLPKDVEAHLLVEVDGNDLDLLSRDAEKVYEAVSGFDIYEPLFADSAQQKEDLWKIRRNVGHAVKSNSIYKEEDTVVPRAELPALITEIKRISTKYNFKSVCYGHAGDGNLHVNIVRGNLSEKEWNENIQEGIKELFRYTVAVGGTISGEHGIGYVQRPYIEIAIGEKQLELMRQIKTAFDPNGILNPNKIF